From the genome of Pelobacter propionicus DSM 2379, one region includes:
- a CDS encoding PilZ domain-containing protein has product MNTRKFSRVRFRVNATVRTAERQFQGSVENLSMNGMFLVTGEQIATGEAVEISIQLTGSEPEIEVNLSGRACRLTEDGIGFTFEQIELDSYTHLKNIISYNMKDSEKVMEEIYHAMDEKLAHQK; this is encoded by the coding sequence ATGAACACCAGAAAATTTTCCCGCGTCAGATTCAGGGTAAACGCAACCGTCAGGACAGCCGAGCGCCAGTTCCAGGGCAGTGTGGAAAATCTGAGCATGAACGGCATGTTTCTGGTCACCGGCGAACAGATTGCCACGGGGGAAGCGGTGGAGATCAGCATCCAGCTCACCGGTTCAGAACCGGAGATCGAGGTCAACCTGAGCGGGAGGGCCTGTCGGCTGACTGAGGACGGCATCGGTTTTACCTTTGAGCAGATCGAACTGGACTCCTACACCCACCTGAAAAACATCATCTCCTACAACATGAAGGACTCCGAAAAGGTGATGGAAGAGATCTACCACGCCATGGACGAGAAGCTGGCCCACCAGAAGTAG
- the mnmH gene encoding tRNA 2-selenouridine(34) synthase MnmH produces MPETLSFTPELLDSHCIVDVRTPLEFIEDHLPGAVNVPILTDQERVEIGTIHNRIGPREARMRGLELTCGRFADMVRQVFGLAQGRPTLVYCWRGGLRSRSMAVLLEATGQRVFQLAGGYKSFRNHVNDYFQCFEPQAPLIVLHGMTGTGKTTFLNRLDRGKWTPIDLEGLACHRGSAFGSLGLEQDLSQKRFDTLLWEAFRKAPVDRPIVLEGESQRIGRIMLPGRLYEAMSDGYRIWCSASLETRVKRLAEEYAREEYRDEMAASLTRIRKKLGGPHYAELSGMLERWDVEGLGRGLIEQYYDKLYYKHRPWEPDLEIDLEDFGQAEQRLEAFLAELKKPAPGDGEG; encoded by the coding sequence ATGCCTGAAACGTTATCATTCACACCGGAGCTGCTGGACAGCCACTGTATCGTCGATGTCAGGACGCCACTGGAGTTCATTGAGGACCACCTGCCGGGGGCCGTCAATGTTCCGATCCTGACCGATCAGGAGCGGGTGGAGATCGGCACCATCCACAACCGGATCGGGCCGCGGGAGGCCCGCATGCGCGGACTGGAGCTGACCTGCGGCCGCTTCGCCGACATGGTGCGTCAGGTGTTTGGCCTTGCCCAGGGGCGGCCGACACTGGTCTACTGCTGGCGTGGAGGGCTGCGCAGCCGCTCCATGGCAGTCCTGCTGGAGGCAACTGGCCAGCGGGTGTTCCAGCTTGCCGGCGGCTACAAGTCCTTCCGCAATCATGTCAACGATTACTTCCAGTGTTTTGAGCCGCAGGCTCCCCTGATCGTCCTGCACGGCATGACCGGAACCGGCAAGACGACCTTTCTCAACCGCCTCGACCGCGGGAAGTGGACTCCCATCGACCTGGAGGGGTTGGCCTGCCACCGCGGCTCGGCCTTCGGCTCCCTGGGACTCGAACAGGACCTGAGCCAGAAGCGCTTCGACACGCTGCTCTGGGAAGCCTTCCGTAAGGCGCCAGTCGACCGCCCCATCGTCCTGGAGGGGGAGAGCCAGCGCATCGGCAGGATCATGCTCCCCGGACGGCTGTATGAGGCCATGTCCGACGGCTACCGCATCTGGTGCAGCGCCAGCCTGGAGACCCGCGTCAAACGCCTGGCTGAGGAGTATGCCCGCGAGGAGTACCGTGACGAGATGGCCGCGTCGCTCACCCGCATCAGGAAGAAGCTGGGTGGTCCCCACTACGCCGAACTGTCCGGGATGCTTGAGCGCTGGGATGTGGAGGGGCTGGGACGTGGGTTGATCGAGCAGTACTACGACAAGCTCTACTACAAGCACCGCCCCTGGGAGCCGGATCTGGAGATAGACCTGGAGGATTTCGGCCAGGCTGAGCAGCGGCTGGAGGCGTTCCTGGCCGAGCTCAAGAAACCTGCGCCAGGGGATGGCGAGGGGTGA
- a CDS encoding class I SAM-dependent rRNA methyltransferase has protein sequence MGMDTRIVGPETVRMLELGHPWIIADSHTRRWPSGQAGQTVALTDATGRFLATALLDPDDRIVARVLSHERIRLDAAWIRRRLEASLTLRRDHADLGESDAFRLVNAEGDGLPGLTVDCYGQFLMVQLYCAGWRPHLKTLSGELMELLQPRGIYEKSRPQKTRELEAARDDKRYGRLLSGESAPQRLQVRENGLSFLVSLEQGLNTGLFLDQRRNRRDLMNRVEGKRVLNLFAYTGAFSVAAASAGARVTSVDVSAGYLEWARDNFGINRLNPKRHEFITGDCLAVLCQLAQKGQGFDVILMDPPSFSTTSKSRFTTRGGTAELVAAALPLLADGGLLIASSNHQKLEVNDYLKELRRGALMAGCELRVISLSGQPEDFPYGVCFPEGRYLKYAVCVVSREQGRVRRSV, from the coding sequence ATGGGCATGGATACGAGGATTGTGGGGCCGGAAACGGTGCGCATGCTGGAACTGGGACACCCCTGGATCATAGCCGACAGCCACACCAGGCGCTGGCCGTCTGGCCAGGCTGGCCAGACGGTGGCGCTGACCGATGCCACGGGACGTTTTCTGGCAACCGCCCTGCTGGACCCGGACGACCGCATCGTGGCACGGGTGCTGTCGCATGAGCGGATACGGCTGGATGCCGCCTGGATCAGGCGTCGCCTGGAGGCTAGCCTTACCCTGCGCCGCGACCACGCCGACCTGGGGGAGAGCGACGCCTTCCGGCTGGTGAACGCCGAGGGGGACGGCCTGCCCGGCCTGACGGTGGATTGCTACGGCCAGTTCCTGATGGTGCAGCTCTACTGCGCCGGCTGGCGCCCCCATCTGAAGACCCTGTCCGGAGAGCTGATGGAGCTGCTGCAGCCCCGCGGCATCTACGAGAAGAGCAGGCCGCAGAAGACAAGGGAGCTGGAGGCGGCAAGAGACGACAAGCGCTACGGCCGGCTGCTCTCGGGCGAGTCGGCGCCCCAGCGGCTGCAGGTGCGCGAGAACGGCCTCTCCTTCCTGGTCAGCCTGGAGCAGGGCCTGAATACCGGCCTGTTCCTGGACCAGCGCCGCAACCGGCGCGACCTGATGAACCGGGTGGAGGGGAAGCGGGTGCTGAACCTGTTCGCCTACACCGGCGCCTTTTCCGTGGCCGCCGCGTCGGCCGGCGCCCGGGTGACCAGCGTGGACGTGTCGGCCGGCTACCTGGAATGGGCCAGGGACAACTTCGGCATCAACCGGCTCAACCCAAAGCGCCACGAGTTCATCACCGGCGACTGCCTGGCGGTGCTGTGCCAGCTTGCCCAAAAAGGGCAGGGCTTTGACGTGATCCTGATGGATCCCCCCTCCTTCTCCACCACCTCCAAGAGTCGCTTCACCACCCGCGGCGGCACGGCGGAGCTGGTGGCGGCGGCGTTGCCGCTTCTGGCCGATGGCGGGCTACTGATCGCCTCCTCCAACCACCAGAAGCTGGAGGTGAACGACTATCTCAAGGAGTTGCGCCGCGGCGCGCTCATGGCCGGTTGCGAGCTGCGGGTAATTTCCCTGTCCGGCCAGCCGGAAGATTTCCCCTATGGGGTCTGCTTTCCCGAGGGGCGCTACCTGAAGTACGCGGTCTGCGTCGTCAGCCGGGAGCAGGGGCGCGTGCGCCGCTCCGTCTGA
- a CDS encoding alpha/beta hydrolase, producing MLSEKSKQLRLWLTKTLKNAPPPASIQQARAIVEFGASRAVLPAGTTVEPVKAGAVRAEWVRAENVATDRVIMYLHGGGFSKCSCNTARMTVAQISAATGCSVLSVEYRLAPENPFPAALEDALAAYRWLLEQGHDPQKLVLMGDSSGGGLAVSTLVSLKADGDRLPCAAVLLSPWVDLSCSGESITSRAEIDPWMTEQECRACAEMYAPGADLKNPLISPIHADLQGLPPLLIHVGTDEILLDDSQRLAGKAREAGVEVTMHVQEGMWHVWHYFAPHLPEGVEAIGQVGDYVRSRMVAGA from the coding sequence GTGTTAAGTGAAAAGAGTAAACAGCTGCGGCTCTGGTTGACCAAGACCCTTAAAAACGCCCCCCCGCCCGCTTCGATCCAGCAGGCGCGGGCGATCGTCGAATTCGGCGCCTCCCGGGCCGTCCTGCCTGCCGGCACCACGGTGGAACCGGTCAAGGCCGGCGCGGTTCGGGCCGAATGGGTGCGCGCCGAGAATGTGGCCACGGACAGGGTGATCATGTACCTCCATGGCGGCGGCTTCAGCAAGTGTTCCTGCAATACGGCCCGCATGACCGTGGCCCAGATATCGGCGGCCACGGGATGCAGCGTCCTGTCGGTTGAATACCGCCTGGCGCCGGAGAACCCCTTCCCCGCCGCCCTGGAAGATGCCCTGGCCGCCTACCGCTGGCTGCTGGAGCAGGGCCATGACCCGCAGAAGCTGGTCCTGATGGGGGATTCCTCCGGCGGCGGTCTGGCGGTCTCCACCCTGGTCAGCCTGAAGGCCGATGGCGACAGGCTCCCCTGTGCAGCGGTGCTGCTCTCCCCCTGGGTCGACCTGTCCTGCAGCGGGGAATCCATCACCAGCCGTGCCGAGATCGACCCCTGGATGACCGAGCAAGAGTGCCGCGCCTGCGCCGAGATGTACGCGCCGGGCGCCGACCTGAAAAACCCCCTGATCTCTCCGATTCATGCCGACCTGCAGGGGTTGCCGCCGCTGTTGATTCATGTGGGGACCGACGAGATCCTGCTGGACGACTCCCAGCGCCTGGCCGGGAAGGCCAGGGAGGCCGGGGTGGAGGTGACCATGCACGTACAGGAGGGGATGTGGCACGTGTGGCACTACTTCGCCCCCCACTTGCCGGAAGGGGTCGAGGCCATCGGCCAGGTGGGCGACTACGTCCGCAGCCGCATGGTCGCCGGCGCCTGA
- a CDS encoding DUF445 domain-containing protein: MDGRKGILARNKAIAGGLMVSAAVLFVIARSHGGNGVWQWVSAFAEAAMVGALADWFAVVALFRHPLGVPIPHTAIIPNKKETIAESLAEFIRDKFLATESLLSKMRELNPAERLSAYLMSRDNADGLAMGLTRILSETIDFIDDERVRRILLAALHDRIGKIDLASSAGQVLETLMKNNRHQAVLDDLLARISAWISTAEAQERLAHGIDNWLSTDYPLLSKFIPNRDQFTKGAGEKVARKVDLFLQEVNEDPSHELRCRFDQAVSDFIHRLRHDADLRSRIEEIKRETVNNEQLACYVTGLAGDLKAWLTDDLGRSHSRIRTSIAEAAMGLGTTLSRNRDLMDSINEHLETIVVNYSDKLRAVVTRHVSGTVKQWKEDDFVSEIELAIGSDLQFIRMNGTLVGGVIGLLLHGISLLIG, from the coding sequence ATGGATGGACGGAAGGGAATACTGGCCCGTAACAAGGCGATTGCCGGCGGGTTGATGGTGTCGGCCGCGGTACTGTTCGTCATTGCCCGCTCCCACGGGGGGAACGGCGTGTGGCAATGGGTCTCGGCCTTTGCCGAGGCAGCCATGGTGGGCGCCCTGGCTGACTGGTTCGCGGTGGTGGCCCTGTTCAGGCACCCCCTGGGGGTGCCCATACCACACACCGCCATCATCCCCAACAAGAAGGAGACCATTGCCGAGAGCCTGGCCGAGTTCATCCGCGACAAATTCCTGGCCACCGAATCGCTGCTGTCCAAGATGCGGGAACTGAATCCGGCCGAGCGCCTCTCCGCCTACCTGATGTCCCGGGACAATGCCGACGGCCTGGCAATGGGGCTCACTAGGATCCTATCCGAAACCATCGATTTCATCGACGACGAGCGGGTGCGCAGGATCCTGCTTGCAGCGCTGCACGACCGGATCGGGAAGATCGATCTGGCTTCCTCAGCTGGCCAGGTCCTGGAAACCCTGATGAAGAACAACCGCCACCAGGCGGTGCTGGACGACCTGTTGGCCCGAATCTCCGCCTGGATCTCCACCGCGGAAGCCCAGGAGCGGCTGGCCCATGGCATCGACAACTGGCTCAGCACCGATTATCCGCTCTTAAGCAAGTTCATCCCCAACCGGGACCAGTTCACCAAGGGGGCCGGCGAAAAGGTGGCCAGGAAGGTGGACCTGTTCCTCCAGGAGGTCAACGAGGATCCCAGCCACGAGCTGCGCTGCCGGTTCGACCAGGCGGTGAGCGACTTCATCCACCGCCTGCGCCATGACGCCGATCTGCGCTCCAGGATCGAGGAGATCAAGCGGGAGACCGTCAACAACGAGCAGCTGGCCTGTTATGTGACCGGCCTGGCCGGTGATCTCAAGGCATGGCTGACGGACGACCTGGGCCGCTCCCATTCCCGCATCCGCACGAGCATAGCCGAGGCTGCCATGGGGTTGGGAACCACCCTGTCGCGCAACCGCGACCTGATGGATTCCATCAACGAACACCTGGAAACCATCGTGGTCAACTACTCGGACAAGCTGCGCGCCGTGGTGACCCGGCATGTCTCCGGGACGGTCAAGCAGTGGAAAGAGGACGATTTCGTCAGCGAAATCGAGCTGGCCATCGGTTCGGACCTGCAGTTCATCCGCATGAACGGCACCCTGGTGGGGGGCGTCATCGGCCTTCTGCTGCACGGGATCTCGCTTTTGATCGGTTAG
- a CDS encoding DUF3617 domain-containing protein, which translates to MRKSVITLLCVLALPTLSSAANMREGLWEIQSQVDMPGMPVKVKPTVVRHCYTKEDVKDQKKVIASDNSCKVTQMKSSGNKVNWTMKCTAPNAATMTGETVFGTDSYSSVMRMNSAGHSMTTKVKAKRVGNCP; encoded by the coding sequence ATGAGAAAGAGCGTTATCACCCTGCTGTGCGTCTTGGCCCTGCCGACCCTGTCATCCGCCGCGAACATGCGTGAGGGGCTGTGGGAGATACAGTCCCAGGTGGACATGCCCGGAATGCCGGTGAAGGTCAAGCCGACGGTGGTCCGGCACTGCTACACAAAGGAAGACGTGAAGGACCAGAAGAAGGTGATTGCCAGCGACAACAGCTGCAAGGTCACCCAGATGAAGAGCTCAGGCAACAAGGTGAACTGGACCATGAAGTGCACAGCGCCGAACGCGGCCACCATGACCGGCGAGACGGTTTTCGGCACCGATTCCTACAGTTCGGTCATGCGCATGAACAGCGCCGGACACTCCATGACGACCAAGGTGAAAGCCAAGCGGGTGGGGAACTGTCCCTAG
- a CDS encoding YaiI/YqxD family protein — protein sequence MKIWIDADACPRVIKEIVFRASERLELPVCLVANSGLSKHHSRLISSVVVAEGFDAADDYIVQQASSQDLVITADIPLAARIVEKGGIALEPRGELYDEENVGERLAIRDMMQELRGAGMIQGGPGPFSTTDRRRFASSLDSLLTRMVRGRR from the coding sequence ATGAAAATCTGGATCGATGCCGATGCCTGTCCGCGGGTAATCAAGGAGATCGTCTTCCGCGCCTCGGAACGACTGGAACTGCCGGTCTGCCTGGTGGCCAACAGCGGGCTGTCCAAGCATCACTCGCGCCTGATCAGCTCGGTGGTGGTGGCCGAGGGCTTTGACGCGGCCGATGACTATATCGTCCAGCAGGCCAGCTCCCAGGATCTGGTGATCACCGCCGATATTCCCCTGGCCGCGCGCATCGTGGAGAAGGGGGGCATTGCCCTCGAACCGCGCGGCGAGCTGTATGACGAGGAGAATGTGGGCGAACGCCTGGCCATTCGGGACATGATGCAGGAGTTGCGCGGGGCCGGGATGATCCAGGGGGGGCCGGGGCCGTTCAGCACCACCGACCGGCGCAGGTTCGCCTCGTCCCTGGACAGCCTGCTGACCCGCATGGTCAGGGGGAGGCGCTGA
- the cydD gene encoding thiol reductant ABC exporter subunit CydD gives MSSPEPNIGQRPEGWLLGEARAVRTELTATVAGGCGAALMMVLQARLLALVCQRLVIDRVPFSTLLPLVAGVVAAAAARGGLALFSEQRAVAAAGRVKQRVRSRLFRRLQELAPTDAAGRETGDLVEVVTSGVEGLEAYIGRFLPQLVLAGLLPLLALLLVLPVEWRSGLVLLFSAPFIPLFMVLIGRGAERLNRRQWTQLSRMAGHLLDLVQGLPDLKIFGAARRESRVVGRMAEQYRRGTMAVLRVAFLSAFTLEFFATVGTAVVAVVIGFRLLNGSLSLLNGLFVLLLAPEFYLPLRSLGLSYHSRMQGIAAAELIAPLLDSSVDGGCAGALPAPATAPTLVFEGVSFRSRAGRGGLEGIDLELPAASLTALVGESGAGKSTLARLLTGLTRPDSGRITVDGIDLRRLDPESWRAGLAWVSQKPFFFPGTIRENLLLARPDAGEDEIRQALDDAAATGFIQRLPDGIQNRLGDRGAGLSGGELRRLALARAFLRRALLVVLDEPTAGLDRENERLVAEAIQRLSIDRTVLVISHREETVSRAERVILLTAGRVERVVTPSGREAAGGVAP, from the coding sequence ATGAGCTCCCCTGAACCGAATATCGGCCAGCGCCCGGAGGGGTGGCTGCTGGGAGAGGCACGAGCGGTGCGCACCGAACTCACGGCCACGGTGGCCGGGGGCTGCGGGGCGGCCCTGATGATGGTGCTCCAGGCACGCCTGCTGGCCCTGGTTTGCCAGCGTCTGGTCATTGATCGGGTTCCCTTTTCGACCCTGCTCCCCCTAGTGGCCGGGGTTGTCGCCGCGGCAGCGGCCCGGGGGGGATTGGCGCTGTTCTCCGAGCAGCGGGCCGTGGCCGCCGCCGGCCGGGTCAAGCAGCGGGTGCGCAGCCGGCTCTTCCGCCGGCTTCAGGAGCTGGCGCCGACGGATGCGGCGGGCAGGGAGACCGGTGACCTGGTGGAGGTGGTCACCAGCGGGGTGGAGGGGCTGGAAGCCTACATCGGCCGCTTCCTCCCCCAGCTGGTGCTGGCGGGACTCCTGCCGCTACTGGCCCTGCTGCTCGTACTCCCCGTGGAGTGGCGCTCCGGGCTGGTGCTGCTCTTCTCGGCCCCTTTCATCCCGCTCTTCATGGTCCTCATCGGCCGCGGCGCGGAGCGGCTCAACCGCCGCCAGTGGACGCAACTCTCCCGCATGGCCGGACACCTGCTGGATCTGGTGCAGGGGCTGCCTGACCTGAAGATCTTCGGCGCAGCCCGCCGCGAGTCCCGGGTGGTGGGGCGCATGGCCGAGCAGTACCGCCGGGGCACCATGGCCGTGCTGCGGGTCGCCTTTCTCTCCGCCTTCACCCTGGAGTTCTTCGCCACCGTGGGAACCGCCGTGGTGGCCGTGGTGATCGGCTTCCGCCTGCTGAACGGCTCCCTCTCCCTGCTAAACGGCCTGTTCGTGCTGCTGCTGGCGCCGGAATTCTACCTGCCGCTGCGCAGCCTGGGGCTCTCCTACCACTCCCGCATGCAGGGGATAGCGGCGGCGGAACTGATCGCTCCGCTCCTTGACTCGTCGGTTGATGGGGGCTGCGCGGGAGCGCTTCCCGCACCGGCAACGGCGCCGACCCTGGTGTTCGAAGGGGTCTCCTTCCGAAGCCGGGCAGGGCGGGGCGGCCTGGAGGGAATCGACCTGGAACTGCCGGCCGCCAGCCTGACCGCCCTGGTGGGGGAGAGCGGCGCCGGCAAGAGCACCCTGGCACGCCTGCTGACCGGTCTGACCCGCCCCGACAGCGGACGCATCACCGTTGACGGCATCGACCTGCGCCGACTGGACCCGGAATCCTGGCGAGCCGGGCTGGCCTGGGTGTCCCAGAAACCGTTCTTCTTCCCGGGGACCATCCGGGAGAACCTGCTCTTGGCCCGCCCCGACGCCGGGGAGGACGAGATCCGCCAGGCCCTGGATGACGCCGCCGCAACCGGCTTCATCCAGCGTCTCCCCGACGGCATCCAGAACCGCCTGGGCGACCGGGGGGCCGGTCTCTCCGGCGGGGAGCTGCGCCGCCTGGCCCTGGCGCGGGCCTTCCTGCGCAGGGCGCTGCTGGTGGTGCTGGACGAGCCGACCGCCGGTCTGGACCGGGAGAACGAGCGGCTGGTAGCCGAGGCCATCCAGCGCCTGTCCATCGACCGGACCGTGCTGGTGATCAGCCACCGTGAGGAGACCGTGAGTCGGGCCGAACGTGTCATCCTGCTGACCGCCGGGAGGGTGGAGCGGGTGGTGACGCCCAGCGGGCGCGAAGCAGCGGGCGGGGTGGCGCCGTGA
- the cydC gene encoding thiol reductant ABC exporter subunit CydC, whose product MRALRSILGVGRRQWGWMLAGIVLGVIVIAANALLMALSGWFIASMAISGASGAAFNYFLPSAGIRALAILRTVGRYLERLVTHEAAFRFLTSLRVWLFRRLEPLAPAGLEGYASGDLAGRLRGDVDSLENLYLRIIAPLAVGGCSILLAVIFVALWDRAASFVLCMVLLLAGVALPLLGRRLALEPGRRSARLAGELRTAVTEGLQGAEELTLLGCIQRQTERVDDLSSRLVAEQQRLGNINALTLALASGCGGLGMAGVLAVAGPRVTDGFLSGPALVMLLLFSGAALEAAGSLPAALQMAPAVAESLRRIFQLTGAPAPVAEPRKPEPPPAQTEIVFRDVSCTPAAGRPLLWGFSLLVPAGTRVALLGPSGSGKSTIMALLLRFRDYGGSITLGGTELRCLASDQARRLFSALPQQPHLFNATIGENILLARPEASQEELRLALADSGLIRWVEGLPQGLDTPVGEGGCKVSGGEGRRIALARALLKDAPLLLLDEPTEGLDVETERQVVARLAERTRGKTVLLATHRTACLAMADRVVRLPDVQENRS is encoded by the coding sequence GTGAGGGCGCTCCGTTCCATCCTGGGGGTCGGCAGGCGTCAGTGGGGATGGATGCTGGCCGGGATCGTGCTGGGCGTGATCGTCATCGCCGCCAACGCACTGCTGATGGCGCTCTCCGGCTGGTTCATCGCATCCATGGCAATCAGCGGCGCCAGCGGGGCGGCCTTCAACTACTTCCTCCCCTCGGCCGGCATCCGCGCCCTGGCAATCCTGCGCACGGTGGGGCGTTACCTGGAGCGGCTGGTGACCCATGAGGCGGCCTTCCGCTTTCTGACATCCCTCAGGGTCTGGCTCTTCCGCCGCCTGGAGCCGCTGGCCCCGGCCGGGCTGGAAGGCTACGCCAGCGGCGACTTGGCCGGACGGCTGCGGGGGGACGTGGACAGCCTGGAAAACCTCTACCTGCGGATCATCGCTCCCCTGGCGGTGGGAGGCTGCTCGATCCTGCTGGCGGTCATCTTCGTGGCCCTGTGGGACCGCGCAGCAAGCTTCGTGCTCTGCATGGTGCTGCTCCTGGCCGGCGTGGCCCTCCCCCTGCTGGGGCGTCGTCTTGCGCTGGAACCGGGGCGCCGTTCAGCCCGCCTGGCGGGAGAGCTGCGCACGGCCGTGACCGAGGGGCTGCAGGGAGCAGAGGAACTGACCCTGCTGGGATGCATCCAGCGCCAGACCGAGCGGGTGGACGACCTCTCCAGCCGACTGGTGGCTGAGCAGCAGCGCCTGGGTAACATCAACGCCCTGACCCTGGCACTGGCCTCCGGATGTGGCGGCCTGGGCATGGCGGGCGTGCTGGCCGTGGCCGGTCCCCGGGTGACTGACGGCTTTTTGTCCGGGCCGGCTCTGGTCATGCTGCTGCTGTTCAGCGGCGCTGCCCTGGAGGCGGCCGGCTCGCTCCCCGCCGCGCTGCAGATGGCTCCGGCAGTGGCGGAGTCGCTGCGACGAATCTTCCAGCTGACTGGCGCGCCAGCACCGGTTGCCGAGCCGCGCAAGCCGGAGCCACCGCCCGCACAAACGGAGATCGTCTTCCGCGATGTCTCCTGCACCCCAGCCGCCGGTCGGCCACTGCTGTGGGGGTTCTCCCTGCTTGTCCCGGCCGGAACCCGGGTGGCGCTTTTGGGGCCCAGCGGCAGCGGCAAGAGCACGATCATGGCCCTTCTGCTCCGCTTCCGCGACTACGGGGGGAGCATCACCCTGGGGGGGACGGAACTCCGTTGTCTGGCCAGTGACCAGGCACGGCGGCTCTTCTCGGCCTTGCCGCAGCAGCCGCACCTGTTCAACGCCACCATAGGCGAAAACATCCTGCTGGCGCGACCCGAGGCATCGCAAGAGGAGCTGCGGCTGGCCCTGGCCGACAGCGGCCTTATCCGCTGGGTGGAGGGGCTTCCCCAGGGGCTGGACACCCCGGTGGGCGAGGGGGGCTGTAAGGTCTCGGGAGGGGAGGGGAGGCGCATCGCCCTGGCCCGGGCCCTGCTGAAGGACGCGCCGCTGCTGCTCCTGGACGAGCCAACCGAGGGGTTGGACGTCGAGACGGAACGGCAGGTGGTTGCCCGCCTGGCCGAGCGCACCCGTGGGAAAACGGTGCTGCTGGCCACCCACCGCACCGCCTGCCTGGCGATGGCCGACCGGGTGGTGCGGCTGCCGGATGTGCAGGAGAACCGATCATGA
- a CDS encoding peptide chain release factor family protein, with product MVEIREEDIRIEYYRASGPGGQHRNTTDSAVRIRHLPTGIVAQASESRSQSRNRERAMERLTAALEKRERVVKKRIATRVPRGAREKRLGDKKIVSLRKRERSTLD from the coding sequence ATGGTCGAGATCAGGGAAGAGGATATCAGGATCGAATACTACCGTGCTTCCGGGCCGGGCGGCCAGCACCGCAACACCACCGACTCGGCGGTGCGCATCCGCCACCTCCCCACCGGCATCGTGGCCCAGGCGTCCGAGAGCCGCTCCCAGTCGCGAAACCGCGAGAGGGCCATGGAACGGCTGACCGCGGCACTGGAAAAGCGTGAACGGGTTGTGAAGAAGCGCATCGCCACCAGGGTGCCCCGCGGCGCCCGGGAGAAGCGCCTGGGCGACAAGAAGATCGTCTCCCTGCGCAAGAGGGAACGCTCCACGTTGGACTGA
- a CDS encoding phosphoesterase, producing MQRPFVIYHGGCPDGFAAAYAISLRFRQGTEHVCDLLPGVYGQEPPDVAGRDLFIVDFSYHRPVLKDLCRSARSVIIIDHHTSAEQDLAGLELEHDNLKVVFDMNRSGAVLTWEYYHKSPPPRLLLHIQDRDLWRFELEGTCDIYAALMSRPFDFSIWEQLCTGEESLKPLLEEGKAINRYRRRMIDLHREKAVMATIAGYRVPVVNCYEDIMSDLVGELSHGFPFAVGYQDQGSLRKWSLRSSSGGMDVAAIASRFGGGGHLHAAGFTTRLPATLLCVPEGECA from the coding sequence TTGCAACGACCGTTTGTGATCTATCATGGAGGCTGTCCCGACGGCTTTGCCGCCGCCTACGCCATATCGCTCCGCTTCCGCCAGGGGACGGAGCATGTCTGCGACCTGCTGCCGGGCGTGTATGGCCAGGAGCCGCCCGACGTGGCGGGACGTGATCTGTTCATCGTCGACTTTTCCTACCACCGGCCGGTGCTGAAGGATCTCTGCCGTTCGGCCCGCTCCGTGATCATCATCGACCACCATACCTCTGCCGAACAGGATCTGGCCGGCCTTGAGCTGGAACACGACAACCTGAAGGTGGTCTTCGACATGAACAGGTCCGGGGCCGTGCTGACCTGGGAGTACTACCATAAAAGCCCGCCCCCGCGACTCTTGCTGCACATCCAGGACCGGGACCTGTGGCGCTTCGAGCTGGAGGGAACCTGCGACATCTACGCCGCCCTCATGTCACGCCCCTTCGACTTTTCCATCTGGGAACAACTCTGCACCGGGGAAGAATCATTGAAACCGCTTCTGGAAGAGGGGAAGGCCATCAACCGCTACCGACGGCGAATGATCGACCTGCACCGGGAGAAGGCGGTCATGGCTACCATTGCCGGCTATCGGGTGCCGGTGGTCAACTGCTACGAGGACATCATGAGCGACCTGGTGGGAGAGCTGTCCCACGGCTTTCCCTTCGCCGTCGGCTACCAGGACCAGGGCTCCCTGCGCAAATGGTCGCTGCGCTCCAGTTCCGGCGGCATGGATGTGGCCGCCATCGCCAGCCGCTTCGGCGGCGGCGGGCACCTGCACGCGGCAGGCTTCACCACCCGTCTGCCGGCCACCCTGCTCTGCGTCCCGGAAGGTGAGTGCGCCTGA